Proteins found in one Hippopotamus amphibius kiboko isolate mHipAmp2 chromosome 12, mHipAmp2.hap2, whole genome shotgun sequence genomic segment:
- the LOC130833898 gene encoding annexin A1-like, producing the protein MAMVSEFLKQAWFIDNEEQEYIKTVKTSKGGPGSAVSPYPTFNPSLDVEALHKATTVKGVDEATIIEILTKRNNAQRQQIKAAYLQEKGKPLDEALKKALTGHPEEVALALLKTPAQFDADELRATMKGLGTDEDTLNEILASRTNREIREINRVYREELKRDLAKDIAADTSGDYEKALLSLAKGDRSEELALNNDLADMDARALYEAGERRKGTDVNVFTTILTTRSYPHLRRVFQKYSKYSKHDMNKVLDLELKGDIEKCLTVIVKCATSKPMFFAEKLHQAMKGVGTRHKILIRIMVSRSEIDMNDIKACYQKLYGISLCQAILDETKGDYEKILVALCGGN; encoded by the coding sequence atggCAATGGTATCTGAATTCCTGAAGCAGGCCTGGTTTATTGACAATGAAGAGCAGGAGTACATCAAAACTGTGAAAACATCCAAAGGTGGTCCTGGGTCAGCAGTGAGCCCCTATCCTACCTTCAATCCATCCTTGGATGTTGAGGCCTTGCATAAAGCAACCACAGTTAAAGGTGTGGATGAAGCAACCATCATTGAAATTCTAACTAAGAGAAACAATGCACAGCGTCAGCAGATCAAAGCAGCCTATcttcaggaaaaaggaaagccCCTGGATGAAGCTCTGAAGAAAGCCCTCACAGGTCACCCTGAGGAAGTTGCTTTGGCTCTGTTGAAAACTCCAGCCCAGTTTGACGCTGATGAGCTCCGCGCTACCATGAAGGGCCTTGGAACTGATGAAGACACTCTGAATGAAATTTTGGCATCAAGAACtaacagagaaatcagagaaattaacagAGTCTATAGAGAGGAACTGAAGAGAGATCTGGCTAAAGACATCGCCGCAGACACATCTGGAGATTATGAGAAGGCTTTGCTTTCTCTTGCTAAGGGTGACCGATCTGAGGAGCTTGCACTAAACAACGACTTGGCTGATATGGATGCCAGGGCCTTATatgaagcaggagaaagaagaaaagggacagatgTGAATGTGTTCACTACCATTCTGACCACCAGAAGCTATCCCCATCTTCGCAGAGTGTTTCAGAAGTATTCCAAGTACAGTAAGCATGACATGAACAAAGTTCTGGACCTGGAGTTGAAAGGTGACATCGAGAAATGCCTCACAGTTATTGTGAAGTGTGCTACAAGCAAACCAATGTTCTTTGCTGAGAAACTTCATCAGGCCATGAAGGGTGTTGGAACTCGTCATAAGATACTGATCAGAATTATGGTTTCCCGTTCTGAAATTGACATGAATGACATCAAAGCATGCTATCAGAAGCTGTATGGCATTTCTCTCTGCCAAGCCATCCTGGATGAAACTAAGGGAGATTATGAAAAAATCCTGGTGGCTCTCTGTGGAGGAAACTAA